The Pseudomonas entomophila genome segment TCAGCTCGACCTTGTCGGCGGCACCGAAGTGCAGATACAGCCCCAACGCCATGGCTGGCACCAGCACCGACGCCAGCAGCGGGACAGCCTTGCCCAGATGGCCTTGCGCGGAGGCGCCGTTGCGCTCGGTGTCAGCCAGCAGTTCGCGGGCAGCCTCGTCACGGCCCTTGGCCAGTTGCCCGGCATCGAGCACACCAGCCTGCTGCTGGGCTGCCAGTTCGGCGACCCGCTCTTGATAGAGCGCCACATTGAGCGCGGTACGGTCCTGTTCGGCTTGCTGGCGACGACGGCCACGCAAGATGGGAATCAACAGGAATGCCAGGGCGGCGAGCAGCAACAGGCCCGCGCTGAGCCAGAATTCAGTCATGGTCGGTTTCTTTTTCCAGCAGTTTGGCGAGACGCTCGCGTTCAGCGGCGGACAGTTCCGAGGGGCCGGCCACGGCCTGGTTGCGACGACGGCGGACGATCACCGCCAGCACCACGAAACCGCCGGCCAGCAGGATGCCCGGGCCGAACCACAGCAGCCAGGTGCGCCCACTGAGCGCCGGCTTGTAGCGCACGAAGTCGCCATAGCGGTCGACCATGAAGTCGACGATCTGTGGGTTGCTCTTGCCCTCACCGAGCATGCGGAAGATCTCGCGGCGCAGGTCGGCGGCGATCGGCGCGTTGGAGTCGGCGATGTCCTGGTTCTGGCACTTGGGGCAGCGCAGCTCCTTGGTCAGTTGCTGGTAGCGCTCACGCTCGGCGTCATCGCGAAACTGATACGTGTCGATGGCCGCCTTGGCCACACCGGCCAGGCTCATGCCCAGCACGGCGGCTGCAAGCCAGCGCTTCATGGCCTGGCCTCGTCGACCAGGCCCTGGTACAGCGGTGCCAGCTGCTCACGCCAGACCGTGGCGTCGACCACGCCCACATGCTTGTAGCGGATGATGCCTTTCGCGTCGACCAGGAAGGTTTCCGGCGCGCCGTACACACCCAGGTCCAGGCCCAGCGAGCCTTGTGGGTCGGCGATGTTCAACTGGTACGGGTTGTGGAACTCGGCCAGCCACTTCAGCGCGGCGGCGTTGTCGTCCTTGTAGTTGACCCCGTGGATTACCACGCCCTGCTCGGCCAGCTGGTTCAGGTAGGGGTGCTCGACCTTGCAGGACGGGCACCAGGTACCCCACACGTTGACCAGCGCCGGACGCCCGAGCAGGTCGGCCTGGGTCAGGGTGCGGTCATCCTGCACCGACGCCAGGGAGAATGCCGGGAATGGCTTGCCGATCATTGCCGAAGGCAGTTCGTCGGGCTTGAGGAACAACCCCTTGTAGAGAAAGACCGCCACCAGCAGGAACACCGCCAGTGGCACGACCATGATCCAACGCTTCATGCAGTTGCTCCAGACACGCCCAGGGCCTCACGCACCCGGGTCTTGACCTTGACGCGGTAGCGCCGGTCGAGGGCCGCCAGCAAGCCGCCCAGGCCGGTCAGAAGACCGCCCAGCCAGATCCAGCGGACATAGGGTTTGATATGCACCCGCACTGCCCAGGCGCCGTTTTCCAGCGGTTCGCCCAAGGCGACATACAGGTCGCGGGTGAAACCGGCGTCGATGCCGGCCTCGGTCATCATCGACTGCTGCACGGTGTACAGGCGTTTTTCCGGGTGCAGCACGGACACTTCGCGGCCATTGCGCGAGACGCGGATAGTGCCCTTGTCAGAAATGAAGTTCGGGCCTTCAAAGTGTTTGGCGCCCTCGAACAGGAAGTGGTAACCGCCCAGCTCGACGGTCTCGCCCGGCGCCATGCGCAGGTCGCGCTCGGCACTGTTATTGCTCGACAACACCACGCCCAGGGCACAGACCACCAGCCCCAGGTGCGCCAGGTGCATGCCCCAGTAGCTGCGGTTGAGCCCACCAAGGCCTTTGACCAGGCCCTTGTGACGGGTCTTGTCGAGAATGTCGCGCACGCCGCTCAGGACTACCCAGGCGGCCAAGGCGAACACGCTCAGGATCGGCCAGTCGAAGTCATCGACGATCAACCCGGCAACTGGCGCCAGCACCGCGCTGCCAACCAGCACCGGCGTCATCATGCTCGTCAGCCATTTGCCTGGCGTATCCTTCCAGCGCACCACCACGCCCAGGCCGAGCACCACCATCAGCAACGCCATCAACGGCAGGAACAGCGCATTGAAGTAGGGCGGGCCGACCGACAGCTTGGCGCCGGTCAAGGCATCGAGCACCAGCGGGTAGAGGGTGCCGAGCAGGATCGTCGACGCCGCCACCACCAGCACCAGGTTGTTGGCCAGCAGCAGGGTTTCACGGGACCACAGGGCGAAGCCGACCTGGCTCTTGACCACCGGTGCGCGCAGGGCGAACAGCGTCAGCGAGCCACCCACCACGAACAGCAGGAAGAACAGGATGAAGATGCCCCGCGACGGGTCGGCGGCAAAGGCGTGCACCGAGGTCAGCACCCCCGAGCGAACCAGGAAGGTGCCCAGCAGGCTCAGGGAGAACGCAGCGATGGCCAGCAGCACGGTCCAACTCTTGAACACCCCGCGCTTCTCGGTGACCGCCAGCGAGTGGATCAGCGCCGTGCCCACCAGCCACGGCATGAACGAAGCGTTCTCCACCGGGTCCCAGAACCACCAGCCGCCCCAGCCCAGTTCGTAATAGGCCCACCACGAGCCGAGGGTGATACCTACGCCAAGAAATGCCCAGGCAACGATGGTCCAGGGCCGTGACCAGCGCGCCCAGGCCGCGTCCAGGCGCCCGCCGAGCAACGCGGCGATGGCGAAGGCGAAGGCCACCGAGAAGCCCACGTAGCCCATGTACAGCATGGGCGGGTGAACGATCAGGCCGAAGTCCTGCAGCAGCGGGTTGAGGTCGCGACCATCGCCCGG includes the following:
- a CDS encoding cytochrome c-type biogenesis protein; this encodes MKRWLAAAVLGMSLAGVAKAAIDTYQFRDDAERERYQQLTKELRCPKCQNQDIADSNAPIAADLRREIFRMLGEGKSNPQIVDFMVDRYGDFVRYKPALSGRTWLLWFGPGILLAGGFVVLAVIVRRRRNQAVAGPSELSAAERERLAKLLEKETDHD
- a CDS encoding DsbE family thiol:disulfide interchange protein, with protein sequence MKRWIMVVPLAVFLLVAVFLYKGLFLKPDELPSAMIGKPFPAFSLASVQDDRTLTQADLLGRPALVNVWGTWCPSCKVEHPYLNQLAEQGVVIHGVNYKDDNAAALKWLAEFHNPYQLNIADPQGSLGLDLGVYGAPETFLVDAKGIIRYKHVGVVDATVWREQLAPLYQGLVDEARP
- a CDS encoding heme lyase CcmF/NrfE family subunit, translated to MIPELGQLSMILAICFAAVQATVPLLGAWRGDSLWMGLARPAAWGQFAFLAFAFACLTHAFMTDNFSVAYVASNSNSALPWYYKFSAVWGAHEGSLLLWALILGGWTFAVSVFSRQLPQVMLARVLAVMGMISVGFLAFLIITSNPFQRLLPQVPGDGRDLNPLLQDFGLIVHPPMLYMGYVGFSVAFAFAIAALLGGRLDAAWARWSRPWTIVAWAFLGVGITLGSWWAYYELGWGGWWFWDPVENASFMPWLVGTALIHSLAVTEKRGVFKSWTVLLAIAAFSLSLLGTFLVRSGVLTSVHAFAADPSRGIFILFFLLFVVGGSLTLFALRAPVVKSQVGFALWSRETLLLANNLVLVVAASTILLGTLYPLVLDALTGAKLSVGPPYFNALFLPLMALLMVVLGLGVVVRWKDTPGKWLTSMMTPVLVGSAVLAPVAGLIVDDFDWPILSVFALAAWVVLSGVRDILDKTRHKGLVKGLGGLNRSYWGMHLAHLGLVVCALGVVLSSNNSAERDLRMAPGETVELGGYHFLFEGAKHFEGPNFISDKGTIRVSRNGREVSVLHPEKRLYTVQQSMMTEAGIDAGFTRDLYVALGEPLENGAWAVRVHIKPYVRWIWLGGLLTGLGGLLAALDRRYRVKVKTRVREALGVSGATA